One genomic window of Metopolophium dirhodum isolate CAU chromosome 4, ASM1992520v1, whole genome shotgun sequence includes the following:
- the LOC132942433 gene encoding uncharacterized protein LOC132942433 produces MSEPKRAPVDFFIKMHSALVAKNYSTALDFCNTILSFEQTNETMMTFRELLTKKIDTMDEESDSTDSSSSKSSLSESDNDLI; encoded by the exons ATGTCTGAACCCAAAAGAGCACCGGTGGATTTCTTCATAAAA atgcatAGTGCATTGGTGGCTAAAAATTATAGTACTGCGTTGGATTTCTGCAACACAA ttttgagCTTTGAACAGACAAATGAGACAATGATGACATTTCGCGAactacttacaaaaaaaattgacacgA TGGATGAGGAATCAGATAGTACAGATTCCAGCAGCAGTAAGTCTAGTTTGTCGGAAAGTGACAATGAtctgatttga
- the LOC132942431 gene encoding activin receptor type-2B-like has translation MEQQLWIWMWCSIVLLLTTCSCASHKKYEETKCHYYNQTSCDKHKNEKDCTSAIQNCKSGENDKPSYCYVVWTNNTKTNKLEINLKGCFLNNVECQGQKQCKDKKEEMKPNGLMFCCCEGDFCNSEFMWDPIPTTPRIETTSAKPLRDENELIHTIVFSTIPLVAVASMFLFVYWVYKRRKIPQFSHVPSSDSSHLGNCSPILSNRPIQLVEVKARGRYGAVWKALHKKDTVAVKIFPPQDKNSWLVEQDIYQLPHMQHDNMLSFIGAEKHASVIEGAKNEYWLITAYHDYGSLCDYLKSNILTWDQLCHIAQSMARGLMHLHEEIPSERADHYKPAIAHRDFKSNNVLLKHDLTACIADFGLALVFQPGKSCGDTHGQVGTRRYMAPEVLEGAINFSRDAFLRIDMYACGLVLWELATRCTAQQGAIPDYRLPFEEEVGQHPSLEDMQECVVHKKLRPAFKDSWKSHPGLIALCDTMEECWDHDAEARLSASCVMERITWQCRQYNGTAVTSLAP, from the exons atggaacaacAATTATGGATATGGATGTGGTGTAGTATTGTATTACTTCTAACAACTTGCAGTTGTGCTAGCCACAAAAAATACGAAGAAACCAAATGCCACTATTACAACCAAACTTCTTGTGacaaacataaaaatgaaaaagattGTACTAGTGCTATTCAAAACTGTAAATCTGGAGAAAATGATAAACCATCATATTGTTATGTTGTTTGGACGAACAATACTAAGACAAATAAACTAGAAATTAATCTTAAG gGTTGTTTTTTGAACAATGTTGAATGCCAAGGCCAAAAACAATGCAAAGACAAAAAAGAAGAAATGAAACCTAATGGCTTAATGTTTTGTTGTTGCGAAGGTGATTTTTGTAATTCGGAATTTATGTGGGATCCTATACCTACAACTCCTCGAATAGAGActacat CTGCAAAACCATTACGTGATGAGAATGAATTAATACATACTATAGTGTTTTCTACCATACCTCTGGTAGCTGTTGCAAGTATGTTTCTATTTGTCTATTGGGTATACAAACGAAGAAAAATACCTCAATTTTCTCAT GTTCCGTCGTCTGATAGCTCCCACTTAGGAAATTGTTCTCCAATACTTAGCAATCGTCCAATACAACTCGTAGAAGTGAAGGCAAGGGGTCGCTATGGTGCTGTTTGGAAAGCTCTTCACAAGAAAGATACAGTAGCTGTTAAAATATTCCCTCCTCag gATAAAAACTCATGGTTAGTTGAACAAGACATTTATCAACTACCACACATGCAACACGATAATATGCTATCCTTCATTGGAGCTGAAAAACATGCTAGTGTTATTGAAGGTGCCAAAAATGAATATTGGTTGATTACCGCTTATCATGACTATGGATCATTATGCGACTACTTGAAATCTAATATATTAACTTGGGATCAGCTTTGTCATATTGCCCAGTCTATggctag GGGTTTGATGCATTTGCATGAAGAGATTCCATCGGAACGTGCAGATCACTATAAGCCAGCCATTGCTCATAGAGATTTTAAGAGcaacaatgttttattaaaacatgatttaacTGCCTGTATTGCTGATTTTGGTCTCGCTTTGGTTTTTCAGCCTGGCAAGTCGTGTGGTGATACACATGGGCAG GTTGGTACGAGAAGATACATGGCACCAGAAGTACTAGAAGGAGCGATAAATTTTTCCAGGGATGCATTTTTAAGAATAGACATGTATGCATGTGGATTAGTACTATGGGAATTAGCAACCAGATGTACAGCACAACAAGGTGCTATACCAGATTATAGGTTACCTTTTGAAGAAGAAGTTGGGCAACATCCATCATTGGAAGACATGCAAGAATGTGTAGTACATAAAAAACTAAGACCTGCTTTTAAAGATAGCTGGAAATCACATCCa ggtTTAATAGCTCTGTGTGATACAATGGAAGAGTGTTGGGATCATGATGCCGAAGCTAGGCTGTCGGCATCATGTGTAATGGAACGCATTACATGGCAATGCCGTCAATATAATGGAACAGCTGTAACATCGTTAGcaccttaa